A single region of the Buteo buteo chromosome 16, bButBut1.hap1.1, whole genome shotgun sequence genome encodes:
- the ZNF683 gene encoding tissue-resident T-cell transcription regulator protein ZNF683 — MPGLLARGDPWPPLAPRGPHHGAWRCYVNPDPLVPDLLLCPSGLGIYFCCLRPLPTHPELPAGHNREPTRHPPPLSPPPPQPPWLPPNATRATSCGTPAGLDMASLPTQPLCTEDVPTGGTEEEEEMRIEAEELQGATEDWRKEPFGRAELVPAGVCPPSPLPRELRVHLGNLGPLLLPQPCLCLCGTHSPLLLLPLAHLGDMGTPGSPSQGCGSALLQLPPCPRLCGTLLPSGLGAPGLPKPPVGFFPLCQGSFPFPGCGAGGCPPPWGGMPCSAPQPEVPSHGVAKPPAGIGPYLLGKAVSRSKYKCNICAKSFGQLSNLKVHLRVHSGERPFPCPICKKRFTQLAHLQKHQLVHTGEKPHQCPTCHKRFSSSSNLKTHLRLHSGEKPFQCHQCHGRFSQRIHLQLHWRLHQRWRPPPSPPRPPHPGQRVPQSGCWVLGAGGGGG; from the exons ATGCCGG GTCTCCTGGCCAGAGGGGACCCCTggccccccctcgccccccgtGGCCCCCATCACGGTGCCTGGAGGTGCTATGTGAACCCAGACCCCCTGGTCCCCGacctcctgctctgccccagcgGCCTCGGCATCTACTTCTGCTGCCTGCGGCCGCTGCCCACCCACCCCGAACTCCCCGCAGGGCACAACCGGGAGCCCACCCGGCACCCACCACCACTGTCACCGCCACCACCGCAGCCCCCGTGGCTCC CCCCCAATGCCACCAGGGCCACCAGCTGCGGGACCCCCGCGGGGCTGGACATGGCCTCTTTGCCAACGCAGCCCCTCTGCACCGAAGACGTCCCCACCGGCGgcacggaggaggaggaggagatgagaATCGAGGCTGAAGAGCTGCAGGGAGCCACGGAAGACTGGAGGAAGGAGCCCTTTGGGCGAGCGGAGCTGGTGCCGGCAGGGGTCTGCCCACCCTCCCCGCTGCCCAGGGAGCTGAGGGTCCACCTGGGTAACCTGGgcccccttctcctgccccagccGTGCCTCTGCCTCTGCggcacccacagccccctgctcctgctgcccctgGCCCACCTGGGTGACATGGGGACCCCAGGGTCACCTTCGCAGGGCTGCGGCAGtgccctcctccagctgccaccCTGCCCACGGCTGTGTGGGACCCTCCTGCCCAGCGGGTTGGGCGCTCCCGGGCTGCCGAAGCCACCGGTGggatttttccctctctgccaagggtctttccccttccccggctgcggggcaggggggtgcCCGCCGCCATGGGGGGGgatgccctgctctgccccgcAGCCGGAGGTGCCCAGCCACGGCGTGGCCAAGCCGCCTGCGGGCATCGGGCCGTACCTGCTGGGGAAGGCCGTTAGCAGGAGCAAGTACAAGTGCAACATCTGCGCCAAGAGCTTTGGGCAGCTCTCCAACCTCAAG gtCCACCTGAGGGTGCACAGTGGCGAGCGGCCCTTCCCGTGCCCCATCTGCAAGAAGCGCTTCACGCAACTGGCACACCTGCAGAAGCACCAGCTGGTGCACACTGGCGAGAAGCCCCACCAGTGCCCG ACGTGCCACAAGcgcttcagcagcagcagcaacctgAAGACCCACCTGCGGCTGCACTCGGGCGAGAAGCCCTTCCAGTGCCACCAGTGCCACGGCCGCTTCTCCCAGCGTATCCACCTCCAGCTCCACTGGCGCCTGCACCAGCGCTGGcgcccaccccccagccccccacgGCCGCCTCACCCAGGCCAACGGGTGCCCCAGTCTGGATGCTGGGTGCTTGgtgcgggaggaggaggaggatga
- the CRYBG2 gene encoding beta/gamma crystallin domain-containing protein 2 yields MDSPFRQAKARGFISSAELSMKQSAAGAPGPEGRSRFQKVSLVSRRLESTGSMRGREGSPSRVSLLLQAWEREIVEKTASGPTTLTHRERSSSINLLKDFTAHGPIFSQVYSPAQKPRRQDERGKAGADGGGDGIPPPVRASQEMPVHRESYVHGTLLPTRPTEHPAGGPGEGPGAPSLAEPGCVPALPRARHVTVLRKGKDAARLEPGPAEGSEAQNGTRDAASATVAPPQRESHGQDGSGFAGAAAGSESSPGTAEAAGLPAEGSPGEKHSPQAEAVPVNATPRDGDRPGDPQTSITSSPQCPSEDAGGQADPAGAGEGSMADGDGTISATPPRTESPLGVGGIPEDPSLEASDGPEPSSETPASPKAELELEKSEKTDDPQDTAQEPESSPDPPSEPPAHDPPAENPQDMTEEDPELLVDMEIFVDTLRNMEPSEMRKAPKAPRQPRPSSLGRCAALPPIQEDRVAPRAPISLPKALRELLARDPVGRQEESPEEEIENPYLSPDERVLVGSHHGVPGDSTTSEGRAEGGSLPGMPRQAGAEEKVKLVAGGLADRSMLFRGNVLKGMALLSHFLEHRAAGADEGKPYSRLDNSVLYSRFVSPSTTLLELPSRDGRGMGSPTPEDQNELGPGDNPGPEMAMLEAPSPSSVPPVTEKPESTMALCPTDVLQEDKEGFEKINMRPGKIILFSEAGFAGQKREIWGDIPDATSWELSHTISIRVIRGGWVMYEKPRFHGRKCVLAEGDVEIDNPWMAYGQSGQPCGSQPFRIGSFKRVVRDYRTPEISLFAEENGEGARLKFTDSAEDTRTRGQALTAASIIVHSGLWLVYSKPFFDDDPYVLEPGGYPNLKSWGAKDPSICSMHPIRLGCPVVERPGEPQVLIYEAAGFQGRSFTISRDIYDVKHLPGLVLPTVGSLHVLGGCWVGYEKEGFRGHQYLLEEGEYQDWRQWGGYSKELVSLRLIRTDFSDPALVLFEAMDFEEGPSVELSEALPDMQLAGYGTVTQSIHVLSGVWVAYEGTNFSGEQYILEKGVYRNCEDWGATDCRIASAQPILQVGERNLHFISKILLFSEPDFLGDHVAFEEDQDALPAAFIPRSCRVRGGSWILFDGQAFAGEQHVLSEGEYPTLSAMGCLSSTAIRSLKKVPVFFSEPSIFLHGLECFEGKEIELNNEVRSLQAEGFNNHVLSVRVKGGIWVLCEHGDFRGRQWLLDCTEITNWLTYSGLQHVGSLYPIRQRRIYFRIRSRELELYLSVPDDVEDMKAGRVVVSSLSEQSSSVWYYEDGLIKNQVAPNMSLQVIGPAGKGAKAVLWSETRMPRQTWSIDSQGRIHSQMFEDMILDIKGGRSYDRDHAIVWDMAEERSTQIWDIQVL; encoded by the exons ATGGATTCGCCATTCCGGCAAGCCAAGGCCAGGGGCTTCATCTCCAGTGCGGAGCTGAGCATGAAGCAGTCGGCGGCGGGTGCTCCAGGGCCCGAAGGCAGGTCCCGCTTCCAGAAGGTCTCGCTGGTGTCGCGGCGGCTGGAGAGCACGGGGAGCAtgcggggccgggaggggagTCCCTCCCGcgtctccctcctgctgcaggcctGGGAGAGGGAGATCGTGGAGAAGACGGCGTCCGGCCCCACCACCCTGACACACCGGGAACGCTCGTCCTCCATCAACCTCCTTAAGGACTTCACCGCGCACGGCCCCATCTTCTCGCAGGTGTATTCCCCCGCGCAAAAGCCCCGGCGGCAGGACGAAAGGGGGAAGGCGGGGGCTGACGGCGGCGGTGATGGCATCCCCCCGCCGGTGCGTGCCTCCCAGGAGATGCCCGTGCACAGGGAGAGCTACGTGCACGgcaccctcctccccacccgACCCACTGAACACCCCGCAGGGGGTCCCGGTGAAGGTCCTGGTGCCCCGAGCCTGGCTGAGCCCGGCTGcgtccctgccctgcccagggcCAGGCATGTCACCGTGCTGCGGAAGGGCAAGGACGCAGCCAGGCTTGAGCCGGGGCCGGCGGAGGGAAGCGAAGCCCAAAATGGGACGCGTGATGCTGCCAGTGCCACGGTGGCCCCACCGCAGCGGGAGAGCCACGGGCAGGATGGCAGCGGGTTCGCTGGGGCCGCGGCGGGCAGCGAGAGCTCGCCGGGCACCGCAGAGGCCGCCGGGCTCCCGGCTGAGGGATCCCCTGGGGAGAAACACTCACCACAAGCCGAAGCCGTGCCGGTGAACGCAACCCCAAGAGACGGTGACAGGCCTGGGGACCCACAAACCAGTATAACCAGCTCCCCGCAGTGTCCCTCGGAGGACGCCGGTGGCCAGGCTGATCCGGCTGGTGCAGGAGAGGGAAGCATGGCAGACGGGGACGGCACCATTTCAGCCACGCCGCCGAGGACAGAGAGCCCCCTGGGAGTCGGCGGCATCCCTGAAGACCCCTCCTTGGAGGCAAGCGATGGTCCAGAGCCTTCTTCGGAAACACCAGCATCTCCTAAGGCTGAGCTTGAGTTGGAGAAGAGTGAGAAAACGGACGACCCCCAGGACACAGCCCAAGAGCCCGAGAGTAGCCCAGACCCCCCCAGTGAACCCCCAGCCCATGACCCACCGGCCGAGAACCCCCAGGACATGACCGAGGAGGACCCCGAGCTGCTGGTGGACATGGAGATCTTCGTGGACACGCTGCGCAACATGGAGCCCTCAGAGATGCGGAAGGCACCCAAAGCCCCACGTCAGCCCCGGCCATCATCGCTGGGTCGCTGTGCCGCTCTGCCCCCCATCCAGGAGGACCGTGTGGCCCCCCGGGCCCCGATCTCCTTGCCCAAGGCCCTGCGCGAGCTGTTGGCACGGGACCCGGTGGGTAGGCAGGAGGAGAGCCCCGAGGAGGAGATCGAGAACCCCTACCTGAGCCCCGATGAGCGGGTGCTGGTGGGGTCGCACCAtggggtgcccggggacagcACGACCAGCGAAGGTCGGGCGGAGGGGGGCTCTCTCCCAGGGATGCCAAGGCAAGcgggagcagaggaaaaggtcAAACTGGTGGCCGGGGGCTTGGCCGACCGCAGCATGCTCTTCCGAGGGAATGTCCTCAAAGGCATGGCGCTGCTCTCCCACTTCTTGGAGCACCGGGCGGCTGGAGCCGATGAGGGCAAGCCCTACTCACGCCTGGACAACAGCGTGCTCTACAGCCGCTTTGTCTCCCCCAGCACCACCCTGCTCGAGCTGCCCAGCAGGGATGGCAGGGGCATGGGCTCACCCACCCCTGAGGACCAAAATGAGCTGGGCCCTGGTGACAACCCCGGCCCCGAGATGGCCATGCTGGAAGCCCCGAGTCCCAGCTCCGTCCCTCCTGTCACCGAAAAGCCAGAGAGCACCATGGCCCTGTGCCCCACCGATGTCCTG CAGGAGGACAAGGAGGGCTTCGAGAAGATCAACATGAGACCTGGCAAG ATCATCCTCTTCTCCGAGGCCGGCTTCGCGGGTCAGAAACGGGAGATCTGGGGCGACATCCCCGATGCCACGTCCTGGGAGCTTTCGCACACCATCTCCATCCGAGTCATCCGAGGCGG GTGGGTGATGTACGAGAAGCCGCGGTTTCACGGGCGCAAGTGCGTGCTGGCTGAGGGGGACGTGGAGATCGACAACCCCTGGATGGCGTACGGGCAGAGCGGGCAGCCCTGCGGCAGCCAGCCCTTCCGCATCGGCTCCTTCAAGAGGGTGGTGCGG GATTACCGCACCCCTGAGATCAGCCTGTTTGCGGAGGAGAACGGCGAAGGCGCCCGGCTGAAGTTCACCGACTCGGCTGAGGACACCCGCACGCGGGGCCAGGCGCTGACCGCCGCCTCCATCATCGTCCACTCGGGCCT GTGGCTGGTTTACTCCAAGCCTTTCTTCGATGATGACCCCTACGTTTTGGAACCGGGCGGGTACCCCAATTTAAAGTCTTGGGGAGCAAAGGACCCATCCATCTGCTCCATGCACCCCATCAGGCTG ggTTGTCCCGTCGTGGAGAGACCCGGTGAGCCACAG GTCCTGATCTATGAGGCCGCGGGTTTCCAGGGCCGCAGCTTCACCATCAGCCGAGACATCTACGATGTGAAGCACCTGCCCGGGCTGGTGTTGCCCACCGTGGGCTCCCTGCACGTCCTGGGTGGCTG ctgggtcGGCTACGAGAAGGAGGGCTTCCGCGGCCACCAGTACCTGCTGGAGGAAGGGGAGTACCAGGACTGGAGGCAGTGGGGCGGCTACAGCAAGGAGCTGGTGTCCTTACGGCTGATACGGACG GACTTCTCCGACCCGGCACTGGTCCTCTTTGAGGCCATGGACTTCGAGGAAGGTCCAAGCGTGGAGCTGAGCGAGGCGCTCCCCGACATGCAGCTGGCCGGCTACGGCACCGTCACCCAGTCCATCCATGTGCTGAGCGGCGT GTGGGTGGCCTATGAGGGCACCAACTTCTCAGGCGAGCAGTACATCCTGGAGAAGGGGGTATACCGCAACTGTGAAGACTGGGGTGCCACCGATTGCCGCATCGCCTCGGCACAGCCTATCCTGCAG GTCGGGGAACGCAACCTCCATTTCATCTCCAAG ATTCTGCTCTTCTCAGAGCCTGACTTCTTGGGGGACCACGTCGCCTTCGAGGAGGACCAGGATGCCTTGCCCGCTGCCTTCATCCCACGCTCCTGCAGAGTCCGCGGGGGCAG CTGGATCCTGTTCGACGGGCAGGCCTTCGCAGGGGAGCAGCACGTTCTGTCCGAGGGCGAGTACCCCACGCTCAGTGCCATGGGCTGCCTTTCCTCCACCGCCATCCGCTCCTTGAAGAAGGTCCCGGTG TTTTTCTCGGAGCCCTCCATCTTCCTGCACGGGCTGGAGTGTTTTGAGGGGAAGGAGATCGAGCTGAACAATGAAGTCCGGAGTCTCCAGGCAGAGGGTTTCAACAACCACGTGCTGTCGGTGCGCGTCAAAGGCGGGAT CTGGGTGTTGTGTGAACACGGTGACTTCCGAGGGCGCCAGTGGCTGCTGGACTGCACCGAAATCACCAACTGGTTGACCTACAGTGGACTCCAGCACGTAGGATCTCTCTACCCCATCCGCCAG agACGGATCTATTTCCGCAtcaggagcagggagctggagctCTACCTCTCAGTCCCCGATGACGTGGAGGACATGAAAGCGGGGCGAGTGGTCGTCTCCAGCCTGAGCGAGCAGAGCAGCTCCGTCTGGTACTACGAGGATGGGCTGATCAAAAACCAG GTGGCCCCCAACATGAGCCTGCAGGTGATCGGGCCAGCCGGGAAGGGCGCAAAGGCCGTGCTGTGGTCTGAGACCCGGATGCCACGTCAGACCTGGAGCATCGATTCTCAGGGACGAATCCACAGCCAGATGTTTGAGGACATGATCCTCGATATAAAGG GCGGCCGATCCTACGACCGGGACCATGCCATTGTTTGGGACATGGCTGAGGAAAGATCCACACAGATCTGGGACATACAGGTGCTATGA
- the UBXN11 gene encoding UBX domain-containing protein 11, which produces MSHTQCAVSDTAISPPVRSQGISTQYAQKGAAHTDVELMSSMMQKVTLLEQKIEEQAQEIQLKDRRIAELEEKMKAIQKGEDAPDSSTAEELEIRCLQLQTQVWEMERFLNDYGLIWVGERHEQLEDLESLNDEEEWPARTLWKPGEAVVSKHQIDFDLILENVKDLNVLAGEGISQIKHTPGGARLRQLEPLPLTLYQNGMVMFNGPFRPYEDPSTQQCLQDIMDGYFPSELQMRYPDGIPLQVTDRRDVVFRERDLPGSFPGHGQVVGHSKSNEVQETTKIPGPKLSVEQFLNKLSKSSKHGGEVISVQDSARAAQQGSDGVRSSKEILMETPRLSALERVKTAEEAEGSAPDICTLRIKSESGEQTYIIKMLFTETIGDLRQHLAHARGGDSDSYEIISTFPQRVYTDNSRSLQECGLIPNVSLLLRRRDPSQQEGPVLQTA; this is translated from the exons ATGTCGCATACACAGTGTGCTGTCAGTGACACAGCCATCTCCCCACCAGTCAGGAGCCAAGGGATTTCTACTCAGTATGCCCAAAAG GGCGCAGCTCACACTGACGTGGAGCTCATGTCCTCCATGATGCAAAAAGTCACTCTGTTGGAACAAAAAATAGAAGAACAAGCACAAGAAATCCAACTGAAG GACAGGAGGATTGCTGAACTTGAAGAGAAGATGAAGGCTATTCAGAAAGGAGAAG ATGCTCCTGACTCATCCACAGCAGAGGAACTGGAAATTAGGTGCCTTCAGCTGCAGACCCAGGTCTGGGAGATGGAG CGGTTTCTAAATGACTATGGGCTGATTTGGGTTGGAGAGAGACATGAACAGCTGGAAGATTTAGAATCACTCAACGACGAAGAAGAGTGGCCAGCAAGGACCCTCTGGAAGCCAG GTGAAGCAGTTGTTTCCAAACACCAGATTGATTTTGATTTAATCTTGGAAAACGTGAAGGATTTGAATGTGCTGGCTGGAGAAGGCATTTCTCAAATCAAGCACACGCCTGGGGGTGCTCGGCTGAGGCAGCTAGAACCCCTCCCTCTTACGCTGTATCAAAATGGGATGGTCATGTTCAACGGACCCTTTCGGCCCTATGAGGACCCATCCACACAG CAATGCCTGCAGGATATTATGGATGGCTATTTCCCTTCAGAGTTGCAGATGCGCTACCCAGATGGCATCCCTTTGCAG GTCACTGACAGAAGGGATGTGGTATTTCGGGAGAGGGACCTTCCAGGGAGTTTTCCTGGCCACGGCCAAGTTGTTGGCCATTCAAAATCAAATGAGGTGCAAGAAACCACCAAGATCCCAG GTCCCAAACTCTCCGTGGAGCAGTTTCTCAACAAGCTTTCTAAGTCCTCGAAACATGGAGGAGAAGTGATCAGTGTCCAAGATTCAGCCAGAGCAGCGCAGCAG GGCTCTGATGGGGTGCGGAGCAGCAAAGAGATCCTGATGGAGACACCCAGGCTGTCTGCCCTGGAGAG GGTGAAGACAGCTGAAGAGGCTGAAGGTTCTGCCCCTGATATCTGCACTCTCCGCATCAAATCTGAGAGTGGGGAGCAGACATACATCATAAAGATGCTCTTCACAGAGACCATAGGGGACCTGCGCCAACACCTCGCCCACGCCAG GGGTGGAGACTCCGACTCATATGAGATCATCAGTACCTTTCCCCAGCGGGTGTACACAGACAACTCCAGGAGCCTGCAGGAATGTGGCCTGATCCCCAACGTCTCCTTGCTGCTGCGGAGAAGAGACCCCTCCCAACAAGAGGGGCCAGTGCTGCAAACAGCTTAA
- the SH3BGRL3 gene encoding SH3 domain-binding glutamic acid-rich-like protein 3 isoform X1, translated as MGRECSSVCWAAGCLSCSFRIWCITFLAVSVPRLLLPRTELNVGQGYFLKSFVLTAGSSLGAEVQNSTSCENCSLLQIKSQQSEVTRILDGKNIKYELVDISQDNALREEMRAKAGNPKAIPPQIVNGDQYCGDYELFVEAVEQNTLQEFLKLA; from the exons ATGGGGAGAGAGTGCAGCAGCGTCTGCTGGGCAGCCGGCTGTCTGTCCTGTTCTTTCCGCATCTGGTGTATTACATTTCTGGCTGTTTCTGTTCCCAGGCTGCTGTTGCCACGTACTGAGCTAAATGTGGGCCAAGGCTATTTCTTGAAGTCATTTGTCCTGACTGCTGGGAGCTCTCTAGGCGCTGAGGTGCAGAACAGCACTAGCTGTGAGAATTGCTCTCTCCTGCAG ATCAAATCCCAACAGAGCGAAGTAACCAGAATCCTTGATGGGAAAAACATCAAGTACGAGCTGGTGGATATCTCCCAGGATAACGCTCTCCGGGAGGAGATGAGGGCGAAGGCAGGCAATCCCAAAGCCATCCCGCCCCAGATTGTCAATGGAGACCAATACTGCGGG GACTACGAGCTCTTTGTGGAAGCGGTGGAGCAAAACACCCTGCAGGAGTTCCTGAAGCTGGCCTGA
- the SH3BGRL3 gene encoding SH3 domain-binding glutamic acid-rich-like protein 3 isoform X2, translated as MSTLKVYSTSVTGSREIKSQQSEVTRILDGKNIKYELVDISQDNALREEMRAKAGNPKAIPPQIVNGDQYCGDYELFVEAVEQNTLQEFLKLA; from the exons ATGAGCACCCTCAAGGTCTACAGCACCTCGGTGACCGGCTCCCGGGAG ATCAAATCCCAACAGAGCGAAGTAACCAGAATCCTTGATGGGAAAAACATCAAGTACGAGCTGGTGGATATCTCCCAGGATAACGCTCTCCGGGAGGAGATGAGGGCGAAGGCAGGCAATCCCAAAGCCATCCCGCCCCAGATTGTCAATGGAGACCAATACTGCGGG GACTACGAGCTCTTTGTGGAAGCGGTGGAGCAAAACACCCTGCAGGAGTTCCTGAAGCTGGCCTGA